One window from the genome of bacterium encodes:
- a CDS encoding class I SAM-dependent methyltransferase: MCAKESSEWYARWFDEDYLALYAHRDVKEAQDFVEIIWASLELRPGITVADVPCGAGRHSLAFAQKGARVIGVDLSSIMLARAEEVAEVYSLPPLFVRGDIRHLPLAAEYDVVANIFSSLGYFDSEADNHAAFSELVRILAPGGILILDVINPNYLRSHFIAHTHRETRDGEMSERRELDRERKRVIKHIEIQHGSVTRKISESVRLYESQELEQMAEDRGLSVVELWGDYDGKPFVPQSPRLILFARK; this comes from the coding sequence ATGTGTGCCAAAGAGTCCTCGGAATGGTATGCGAGATGGTTTGATGAAGACTATCTTGCCCTGTACGCGCACCGCGATGTGAAGGAAGCGCAAGACTTTGTGGAAATTATCTGGGCGAGCCTCGAACTGAGACCCGGAATCACCGTGGCCGATGTGCCGTGCGGTGCGGGCCGTCACAGTCTGGCCTTCGCGCAAAAAGGTGCGCGCGTGATCGGTGTGGATCTGTCCAGTATTATGCTGGCCCGGGCCGAAGAGGTGGCGGAGGTCTACTCCCTACCGCCGCTGTTCGTGCGCGGCGACATTCGGCATCTGCCGCTGGCTGCCGAGTATGACGTGGTGGCCAATATCTTTTCCAGCCTCGGCTATTTTGACAGCGAGGCGGATAACCACGCGGCTTTTTCCGAACTGGTGCGGATTCTCGCTCCCGGCGGAATCCTGATCCTCGACGTAATCAATCCCAACTATCTGCGCTCGCATTTCATCGCCCATACTCACCGCGAAACGCGGGACGGAGAAATGTCCGAACGCCGCGAGTTGGATCGGGAACGGAAACGGGTGATTAAGCATATCGAAATACAACACGGCAGTGTCACGCGCAAGATCAGCGAGTCGGTGCGGCTGTACGAGTCGCAGGAACTCGAACAGATGGCCGAAGACCGCGGACTCTCGGTGGTAGAACTCTGGGGCGATTATGACGGCAAACCGTTTGTGCCGCAATCGCCGCGACTGATTCTTTTTGCCCGGAAGTGA